The following coding sequences are from one Caballeronia sp. SBC1 window:
- a CDS encoding glyoxalase, with amino-acid sequence MSRITVSRLAAAVAFACALLGAASAPGVVQAAAELEPASASTNVAVGPQYDTTHVYVSNEDIDAFVNSFLATFGGKASPRAVFTVTPTPSKTASQYVQTPVGMLSVFAFQTPIPYPFGDERTGYLVTDMDRAVHAARAAGADVTVEPFDDPIGKDALIRWPGGLNMQLYWHTKAPSYGRLESVPDNRVYMSRSAVDGFVRRFVRFSQGKVVSDDRHADAGVIGRPGETMRCIRIESGFGKMMVFVTDGKLPYPFGRETTGYQVTDLAATLAKAEAAGAKVLFAPYQTGRGKTSIVEFPGGYIAEIHDTAAQ; translated from the coding sequence ATGTCGCGCATTACTGTCTCCCGGCTCGCCGCCGCAGTCGCCTTCGCCTGCGCGTTGCTCGGCGCGGCGAGCGCGCCCGGTGTCGTTCAGGCCGCGGCTGAACTCGAGCCCGCGTCGGCGAGTACGAACGTCGCCGTCGGTCCTCAGTACGATACGACCCACGTGTATGTGTCAAACGAAGATATCGATGCATTCGTCAACAGCTTCCTGGCGACCTTCGGCGGCAAGGCTTCGCCGCGTGCGGTCTTCACCGTGACGCCGACGCCGAGCAAGACCGCGTCCCAATACGTGCAGACGCCGGTCGGCATGCTGTCCGTGTTTGCGTTCCAGACGCCAATCCCGTATCCGTTCGGCGACGAGCGTACCGGCTATCTCGTGACCGACATGGACCGCGCCGTGCACGCGGCCCGTGCCGCGGGTGCGGATGTGACTGTCGAGCCATTCGATGACCCTATCGGCAAGGACGCGCTGATCCGCTGGCCCGGCGGCTTGAACATGCAGTTGTATTGGCATACGAAAGCGCCGTCATACGGGCGGCTTGAATCGGTGCCGGACAATCGCGTGTACATGTCCCGCTCGGCCGTCGATGGCTTCGTGCGCCGGTTCGTGCGGTTCTCGCAAGGCAAGGTTGTGTCAGACGATCGGCATGCGGATGCCGGCGTGATCGGTCGTCCAGGAGAAACCATGCGCTGCATCCGGATTGAATCGGGCTTCGGCAAGATGATGGTGTTCGTGACCGACGGCAAGCTCCCGTATCCGTTCGGGCGTGAGACGACCGGCTACCAGGTGACGGACCTCGCAGCGACACTGGCGAAGGCCGAGGCGGCAGGCGCCAAGGTACTGTTTGCGCCGTACCAGACTGGCAGGGGCAAAACGTCGATCGTCGAATTCCCCGGGGGGTATATCGCCGAGATCCACGACACAGCCGCTCAATGA
- a CDS encoding LysR family transcriptional regulator — protein sequence MKLSFEVLEALDAIDRTGTFAEAAELLHRVPSSLSYLVQKLESDLDVVLFDRTGRRAKLTHAGRVVVEDGRRLLHAAEQLEQRAQRIQEGWEAELRICIDEILPLDAFWPYVHAFYDLKMDTRLRLSREVLGGTWDALVTRRADLVVGAAGEPPHLPHLVARPVGSLRHVFVVAPDHPLADLPEPLGIDTVARYRGAVISDTSRELRPRSVATATTQECIALPTLSAKLAAQCEGVAVGTIPECLAARPIAEGKLVAKRVTGMREVTDCYLAWRDDETGRALQWWVEQLDQPDLIDRFIARI from the coding sequence ATGAAGCTGTCATTCGAAGTCCTTGAAGCGCTGGACGCAATCGACCGCACTGGCACGTTCGCCGAAGCGGCCGAGTTGCTGCACCGGGTGCCGTCGTCGCTCAGCTACCTTGTCCAGAAGCTCGAAAGCGATCTCGACGTCGTGCTGTTCGATCGCACCGGCAGGCGCGCCAAGCTCACGCATGCGGGACGTGTCGTGGTCGAGGACGGCAGGCGGCTGTTGCATGCAGCAGAACAACTGGAACAACGGGCGCAACGCATCCAGGAAGGCTGGGAAGCGGAGCTGCGAATCTGTATCGACGAGATCCTGCCGCTCGATGCTTTCTGGCCTTATGTACATGCGTTCTACGACCTGAAGATGGATACGCGGCTGCGTCTGTCGAGAGAAGTGCTTGGCGGCACCTGGGACGCGCTTGTCACGCGGCGCGCGGATCTTGTGGTCGGCGCGGCCGGCGAGCCGCCGCATCTGCCTCATCTCGTGGCGCGACCGGTCGGATCGCTGCGGCATGTGTTCGTGGTCGCGCCCGATCACCCGCTTGCGGACCTGCCCGAACCGCTTGGAATAGATACCGTTGCGCGTTATCGCGGCGCGGTGATCAGCGATACATCGCGCGAGTTGAGGCCCCGGTCGGTCGCCACCGCGACCACGCAGGAATGCATCGCGCTGCCCACGCTCAGCGCCAAGCTCGCCGCACAATGCGAAGGTGTGGCCGTGGGCACCATTCCGGAGTGTCTCGCCGCGAGACCGATCGCCGAAGGCAAACTTGTAGCCAAGCGCGTGACCGGCATGCGCGAAGTCACTGACTGCTACCTCGCGTGGCGCGACGATGAAACCGGACGGGCGTTGCAATGGTGGGTCGAACAACTGGATCAGCCCGATCTGATCGATCGTTTCATAGCACGCATCTAA
- a CDS encoding hydroxyquinol 1,2-dioxygenase: MQETYLGSLGNYRKGTIEIIKGKPGHYAMSNVFEVASHAAPYEKVVVGKNLKYVIETVRAEGVSPWFSASHDEFAVVLDGEIDVFFIKPSDGPLVNADTEGSVRLEGEPAGQPMGYVRLRRGHQALLPAGAAYQFKARETGVLLVQTILGSCSVEKWAEICIQ; encoded by the coding sequence ATGCAAGAGACCTATCTCGGCAGCCTCGGCAATTACCGCAAGGGCACCATCGAAATCATCAAGGGCAAACCCGGACATTACGCCATGTCCAATGTATTCGAGGTGGCCAGCCACGCTGCACCGTACGAAAAAGTGGTCGTCGGCAAAAACCTTAAATACGTGATCGAGACTGTTCGTGCCGAAGGCGTCTCGCCATGGTTCAGCGCGTCGCACGACGAGTTCGCGGTAGTGCTCGACGGCGAGATCGACGTGTTTTTCATCAAGCCCTCCGACGGTCCGCTCGTCAACGCCGACACGGAAGGCAGCGTGCGTCTCGAAGGTGAACCTGCAGGCCAGCCGATGGGTTATGTGCGTCTGCGCCGCGGTCATCAAGCGCTGCTGCCAGCGGGCGCTGCTTACCAATTCAAAGCTCGTGAAACAGGCGTCCTGCTCGTCCAGACCATCCTTGGGTCCTGCTCGGTCGAGAAGTGGGCGGAGATCTGTATTCAGTGA
- a CDS encoding hydroxyquinol 1,2-dioxygenase yields the protein MDQSAGFQSVTATDPDATSGYRTFTLGDFEFSRDAYFVTVKWPSNGERRSHQMHADDFLRAMMRDVAWGFFYGWVNFDEVIGTRNHYGRVDMYAGSYNASFKEAGVDYTQQFETPLIMATFKAILKDWVNEGFDPFAAPEETGSAFGIKHGDNIGAIERTRIATKRMPGLVGDSPLRDDLPVNRQFADVGQDEPEIHAEPGFEHELHAFSLFKYLSRSDVTWNPSVTSVCKQSLFCPTTEEFVLPVFHGNDRVEWFLQLSDQIIWDVGDKDTGEPRARITMNAGDIAAMPADIRHKGYSQKRSMLLVWENATPDLPKRYESGELPPYPVPL from the coding sequence ATGGACCAGTCAGCAGGTTTTCAAAGTGTCACCGCGACCGACCCGGACGCAACGAGCGGTTACCGTACTTTCACGCTAGGCGATTTCGAATTCAGCCGCGATGCGTATTTTGTCACGGTCAAATGGCCGTCGAACGGAGAAAGGCGTTCGCACCAGATGCACGCCGACGACTTCCTGCGCGCAATGATGCGTGACGTGGCGTGGGGATTTTTCTACGGCTGGGTCAATTTCGACGAAGTGATCGGCACACGCAATCACTACGGCCGCGTGGACATGTATGCCGGTTCGTATAACGCGAGCTTCAAGGAAGCCGGCGTCGACTACACGCAGCAATTCGAAACGCCGCTGATCATGGCGACCTTCAAGGCAATCCTGAAGGACTGGGTCAACGAAGGGTTTGATCCGTTCGCCGCTCCCGAAGAAACGGGTTCCGCATTTGGTATCAAGCATGGTGACAACATTGGCGCGATCGAGCGCACGCGCATTGCGACGAAACGCATGCCGGGACTCGTGGGTGATTCGCCCTTGCGCGATGACCTCCCGGTCAACCGCCAATTCGCGGATGTCGGCCAGGACGAGCCGGAGATCCACGCCGAGCCGGGCTTCGAACATGAGCTGCATGCGTTCAGTCTTTTCAAATACCTCTCGCGCTCGGACGTTACCTGGAATCCGTCGGTCACCTCCGTGTGCAAGCAGAGTCTCTTTTGCCCGACCACAGAGGAATTCGTGCTGCCGGTCTTTCACGGTAACGATCGCGTGGAGTGGTTCCTGCAACTCTCCGACCAGATCATCTGGGACGTCGGCGACAAGGACACGGGCGAACCCCGCGCCCGTATCACGATGAACGCTGGCGACATCGCGGCCATGCCTGCCGATATTCGCCACAAGGGCTATTCGCAAAAGCGTTCGATGCTGCTCGTGTGGGAGAACGCGACACCCGATTTGCCCAAGCGTTATGAGAGCGGTGAACTCCCGCCATATCCGGTACCGCTTTAA
- a CDS encoding LysR family transcriptional regulator gives MDLFISMEAFVRAAEAQSFANAARQLGVAKSVVTSRVKQLEEHFNVALFHRSTRAVRLSEVGESYYRDCAQLVNKVHELSGRTSAETHSLSGTLNVHVLPGFALGHFSHALIAFREAHPRIEFVVTVNDRVIDPVQEGFDLALQIYPPASNLLVERKLFPVRGVLCAAPGYLKEEPVIETPLDLVRHDFARYSYYPWGDNWPLMKGSECFEIALNPVLKTNSVHLLLEFARAGAGVAYLPTMVAAADLLERRLVRVLPEYAAPPLWLSAVYPASHRSTTKVKAFVEFLRARYLREPQWDRALGISPPDDETKSVDDELGDA, from the coding sequence GTGGACCTTTTCATATCGATGGAAGCGTTCGTGCGCGCCGCCGAGGCGCAGAGCTTCGCAAACGCGGCACGTCAGCTCGGTGTTGCAAAGTCGGTCGTGACATCGCGAGTCAAGCAGCTTGAAGAGCATTTCAACGTCGCGCTCTTTCATCGCTCCACGCGCGCCGTGCGCTTGTCCGAAGTGGGAGAGTCGTATTATCGCGACTGCGCCCAGCTCGTCAATAAAGTCCACGAACTGTCCGGTCGTACGAGCGCCGAAACACACTCGCTCAGCGGGACGCTCAACGTTCACGTGCTGCCTGGTTTCGCGCTGGGTCACTTTTCGCACGCGCTGATTGCTTTTCGCGAGGCGCATCCCCGTATCGAATTCGTGGTCACGGTCAACGATCGCGTGATCGATCCCGTGCAGGAGGGTTTTGACCTGGCATTGCAGATCTACCCGCCCGCGTCGAACCTGCTGGTCGAGCGCAAGCTCTTTCCGGTGCGTGGCGTGCTGTGCGCGGCGCCCGGTTACCTGAAGGAAGAACCCGTCATAGAAACGCCGCTTGACCTCGTGCGGCACGACTTTGCGCGTTATTCGTATTACCCGTGGGGCGACAACTGGCCCCTCATGAAGGGCAGTGAATGTTTCGAGATCGCACTCAATCCGGTGCTCAAGACAAACAGCGTTCACCTGCTCCTCGAATTCGCTCGCGCCGGCGCTGGCGTCGCTTATCTGCCGACCATGGTGGCAGCCGCCGACCTGCTCGAACGACGTCTCGTACGTGTACTGCCCGAGTATGCTGCACCGCCGCTATGGCTCTCGGCGGTTTATCCTGCGTCCCACAGGTCGACCACTAAAGTGAAGGCGTTCGTCGAGTTCCTGCGTGCGCGCTACCTGCGCGAACCGCAGTGGGACCGGGCGCTCGGTATCTCGCCGCCCGATGATGAAACGAAGAGCGTCGACGATGAGCTCGGTGACGCATGA
- a CDS encoding alginate export family protein, which produces MTQTRRSRCSGRLLALSGFTLAMSASVAAMDARAASDAGDVQPPAPTPVTTCDAKRPTVLFNRWQEDWSVLANPCVPREPLDGLKTMPLGNDPASYLSLGANLRERLEVNNAALFGVGANHDDTYLLQRAEVHADLRLGDHLQIFTQIEDAQPYGKDSVTPVDKNPLDLEQAFITYVGSLGGGTFKFRVGRQEMAFDLQRFISVRDGPNVRQAFDGVWTDWEIQRWRFIAYATQPVQYRDASDFDDVSNRHLTFSGVRFERQDVGPGDLSGYYSRYNRDNAQFLDATGDEHRDVFDLRYTGKAGQVDWDVESMLQSGHVGNSTIGAWALGSLAGYTFSDVPGTPRAGIQIDAASGDRHPGDGRIGTFNPLFPNGYYFTLAGYTGYSNLIHVKPSITLKPVSNLSLLAAVGFQWRETTADAVYAQGSVPVPGTAGHGSLWTGMYVQLRADWTIAANLIGSVEAVHFQVGDAIRAVGGSNADYIGVEVKYGW; this is translated from the coding sequence ATGACGCAGACGCGACGTTCGCGGTGCTCGGGAAGATTGCTGGCGCTTTCGGGTTTCACGTTGGCGATGAGTGCGAGCGTTGCGGCAATGGACGCTCGCGCTGCATCGGATGCGGGCGATGTACAGCCGCCTGCGCCCACGCCCGTGACGACCTGCGACGCTAAGCGCCCCACGGTCTTGTTCAATCGATGGCAAGAGGACTGGTCGGTGCTCGCGAATCCGTGCGTGCCGCGCGAGCCGCTGGACGGCCTCAAGACCATGCCGCTGGGTAACGATCCGGCGTCGTACCTCTCGCTCGGTGCGAACTTGCGCGAGCGGCTGGAAGTCAACAATGCGGCGTTGTTCGGGGTGGGTGCGAATCACGACGATACCTACCTGCTGCAACGCGCCGAAGTACACGCCGACCTCCGCCTCGGCGATCATCTGCAGATCTTTACGCAGATCGAAGATGCTCAGCCTTACGGTAAGGACTCCGTGACACCGGTCGACAAAAACCCGCTTGATCTCGAGCAGGCGTTCATCACTTACGTCGGGTCGCTCGGTGGCGGCACGTTCAAGTTCAGGGTGGGACGTCAGGAGATGGCGTTCGACTTGCAGCGCTTTATTTCGGTCCGCGACGGTCCGAATGTGCGGCAAGCGTTCGACGGGGTCTGGACCGACTGGGAGATCCAGCGCTGGCGTTTCATAGCCTATGCCACGCAGCCGGTTCAGTACCGCGATGCCAGCGACTTCGATGACGTCTCGAACCGTCACCTGACGTTCAGCGGTGTGCGTTTCGAGCGTCAGGACGTGGGGCCGGGCGATCTGTCCGGATACTACTCGCGCTATAACCGCGACAACGCGCAGTTTCTTGACGCGACCGGCGATGAGCATCGCGATGTATTCGACTTGCGTTACACCGGCAAGGCGGGACAGGTGGATTGGGATGTCGAGTCAATGCTGCAAAGCGGGCATGTTGGCAATAGCACGATTGGTGCGTGGGCGCTTGGGTCGCTGGCCGGTTATACCTTCAGTGATGTTCCCGGGACGCCGCGTGCGGGTATTCAAATTGACGCGGCATCGGGCGATCGTCATCCGGGTGATGGCAGGATCGGGACGTTCAACCCGCTGTTTCCCAACGGCTACTATTTCACGCTGGCCGGTTATACCGGCTACAGCAACCTGATTCACGTCAAGCCGAGCATTACGTTGAAGCCGGTGAGCAACTTGTCCTTGCTGGCGGCCGTCGGCTTCCAGTGGCGTGAGACCACGGCCGACGCCGTGTATGCGCAAGGCTCCGTGCCTGTGCCGGGAACGGCCGGTCACGGCAGCTTGTGGACCGGCATGTATGTGCAATTGCGCGCGGACTGGACCATCGCGGCGAATCTGATCGGCTCGGTCGAGGCGGTGCATTTCCAGGTCGGCGATGCGATTCGCGCGGTGGGCGGCAGCAATGCCGATTATATTGGGGTGGAGGTTAAATACGGGTGGTAG
- a CDS encoding HD domain-containing protein: protein MTKRIAGIAIPDSKMARAAAAASRAIEPDILYRHSSRVFLFAALIGVRRRVVFNAELLYVAALFHDMGLTALYRDSQLRFEVDGANAVREFLDGYDVPKDAIADVWNAIALHTTFGICSHMSALTGLVAAGVETDLLGMHFDEVGRAERNAVLVEYPRGKGFKEQIIDVFAQAMANRPATTFGTVNADVLERCDPNYRRMNFCGLILGSDWKE, encoded by the coding sequence ATGACAAAGCGCATCGCGGGAATCGCGATTCCAGACAGCAAGATGGCGCGTGCGGCGGCTGCCGCTTCGCGCGCTATCGAGCCGGACATTCTCTATCGCCATTCATCGCGGGTGTTCCTGTTTGCGGCGCTGATCGGCGTTCGCAGGCGGGTTGTCTTCAACGCCGAACTGCTGTACGTAGCCGCGCTTTTTCACGACATGGGGCTGACCGCGCTTTACCGCGACTCTCAGTTGCGCTTCGAAGTGGACGGTGCCAATGCGGTCAGGGAATTTCTTGACGGCTATGACGTGCCCAAGGACGCCATAGCCGATGTCTGGAATGCGATTGCGCTGCACACTACGTTCGGCATCTGTTCGCACATGTCCGCGTTGACCGGGTTGGTCGCGGCCGGGGTCGAGACGGATCTGCTCGGCATGCATTTCGATGAGGTCGGCCGCGCGGAGCGCAACGCAGTACTAGTCGAATATCCGCGCGGTAAGGGCTTCAAGGAACAGATCATCGATGTGTTCGCGCAGGCGATGGCGAACCGTCCCGCAACAACATTCGGTACGGTCAACGCCGACGTACTCGAGCGTTGCGATCCGAACTATCGGCGCATGAATTTCTGCGGCCTGATTCTGGGCTCCGACTGGAAAGAGTAG
- a CDS encoding DUF1427 family protein, producing MPYLISLAAGFVVGLLYCLVRVQSPAPPLIALAGLLGIVLGEHTIPVVRAHLFPVSVQVQQMETPASAKAAPGAEPGNGGK from the coding sequence ATGCCCTATCTTATTTCGCTTGCAGCAGGCTTTGTGGTCGGCCTGCTGTATTGCCTGGTGCGTGTGCAATCACCCGCACCGCCGTTGATCGCGCTCGCAGGTTTGTTGGGCATCGTGCTCGGGGAGCATACGATACCCGTGGTGCGTGCTCATCTGTTCCCGGTCAGCGTTCAGGTCCAGCAAATGGAGACGCCCGCATCAGCGAAAGCGGCGCCCGGCGCCGAGCCGGGAAACGGCGGCAAGTGA